A genomic stretch from Pristiophorus japonicus isolate sPriJap1 chromosome 6, sPriJap1.hap1, whole genome shotgun sequence includes:
- the LOC139265124 gene encoding uncharacterized protein, whose translation MGPIFAPLLRMEEQLKEEEPQQQPSANREKQQVGLKRKLAHNKRERLRTGGDPPNLHQLSPLEQRVAALLSRTCRKRISSAQAGPTREEEEDTPQHLEGPDACAPDQGGWGKEWSMEMCSRENADCDMEQSIVQGITLPETSMSSSATFHGFTPSEVAGPSGDGEMHVGTANAPPSQPTPRTGGVPLGRPTVRGRRSRPVSPERQPSADVNQVLSLGEGSSALTRSLVATISGVCDEVATLSGEISALRRELRAGISEGVQTMADAMRELASAIRAQRPDTQMPLPLQSMHQPSVRPKPGLQHPPPPSPTL comes from the exons ATGGGTCCCATTTTTGCTCCTTTGCTGAGGATGGAGGAACAACTAAAGGAAGAGGAACCGCAGCAGCAACCCTCAGCAAACAGAGAAAAGCAGCAGGTTGGCCTAAAG aggaaattggcccacaacaaaagggaaagacttagaacaggaggtgatccgccaaatctgcaccaactatcacccctggaacagagggttgctgctttgctgagtcgcacctgcagaaaaagaatcagctctgcacaagctggacccacacgcgagg aagaagaagacactcctcaacatcttgaaggtccagatgcgtgcgctccagaccaaggcgggtgggggaaggagtggtccatggaaatgtgttcacgggagaatgctgattgcGATATGgagcagtccatagtacagggcatcacactgccagaaacctctatgagctcctcggcgacattccatggtttcacaccctctgaggttgcgggtcccagtggcgatggtgaaatgcatgttggaacagccaatgccccaccgtcccagcctacgcctcgcactggaggggtgccactaggcagacccacagtgaggggaaggagaagccgaccagtctctcctgagaggcagccctcagcagatgttaatcaggttctgtcattgggtgaggggAGCagtgcccttacaagatcactcgtggcgaccatcagtggggtgtgtgatgaggtagcgacactgtcgggagaaatatcagcactgagacgggaactgagggcgggcatttcagagggtgtgcaaacgatggcagatgccatgagggagctggcttctgcaataagggcacaaaggccggatactcaaatgccacttccacttcaatccatgcaccagccatcggtgagacccaagccaggcctccaacaccccccaccaccatcaccgaccctatga